AACAGGAGTCAAGAATAATCTACTCGAAGCGTTAGCCATTTGCAGACATCAGGCAACACATTTATCTGCCAAGTGGAGGCAGCGAGTCTGACACTGCAGTCTCGCCACCTCATAAGGCATTATTTACGAGATCTTATATTGATCGGCCCGACTACTTATTTGCTTCTCGAGCAATCCTGTAGGCAAAAGTCCTCCAAGTTTTCTGCGAAGCATTTTTGTTCAACCATTGAGGGATCTTGGAACTCGTGACTTTAGCCGTGACACCTAGGGCAAATTCATTGTTACGTCCACTAAAGAGATTGAACTGGATCGTTGATCCGGGACCATCAAAGTGTCCTGGCAAAGTCTTAAAAGTCCACGTGAGTGGCGATTTCGATGCCTTGGTAACTTGTACTGGTGCCTTTACACCCATGACGCTAAGGTTAATTTTTTGGCCCTTCACAGGGAACGCTTTTGGTGCTCCACTCAAGGGGAAGCTGCAGTTGAAGCATCTCTTAAGTGCGGCTGCGGCTTTTTTGAACGAAACGTAGGCAGGCCATCCTACGTCCTTCCAGGTGTAAGCAACCGTGTAGCTCCAAGCTGCAGCAGTAGCGACCGGAAATACGGCTTTTTCTGGATCTGCAACCGTGTATGAAACCTTAGAACCAGTTACAGCAGTAGTCAGTTCAACTTCTTTACCCGTAGCGTCAATGCCTACAGGCTTTTCGATAACTCCATACTGCTGAGTTTCGTCCTCACTTTGGATGAAGACTGTATCGTCAATTTGAAGGATGAGATCCGAATCGGTTGCCGTCTCGATCGTAAGGTTAGCTACCGGAGAATTAGCGTTCTTTTGAATTAATGTGAAGCCCTTGTTGATTTCATTGGCCGCTGGCGCCACTGTTTCGAGTGCCTGGGCAGTCGCCTTTGAGAGCACACGTGCCTCGTTGGAAGATAGGAGTTGTTTGGATTTCAAGGAAATTCCAGACTCGTCTAAGCTAGGGTTTTCCGAAGTAGATAACTTTACTTCTGGTGCCGGCGGAATAATTTCTTGCTTGTCGCCAGTCGTTAAAGTGGTTGCGTCAACGGGCTGCGACTGGACATTCGAAGCAGCGTTTGCAGGAGCAACTGAAAGCGATGCCACTAGTGCTAGCGCGCATAGCGAAACGACAGGAAGCGGTTTCATCTTCATACTAGGAACCTAACCAAAACTTTATAGAACGAGTTGCTGAATTTTTTCGGCAGAAATATTATTATTGCACAGCATGTAGTTCTTTGACTAGGGTTTTAGTTCACGATGATCAATTGAATTTGTTAGTCCGTTCCCTCTATTTGGTCGATCGTTGCCGGAAATGGTCGTTTTGACCAGATGGTCAAGAACCGGGCAGCTACCAGTTTCTGAAGTTTGCGGCACGCGAGTCAGTGAGATTCTAGGCTTGGGCAGTCGACTATGGGCATGAAAATTTCCGAGGTACACTGCACAGAGCTGGAAATTGAGCATTAGGCCTATGAACTGACCTGCGCGGAAAAATTTAGCTTCCTTGCTTAATGGGTTCGCTAGCTCTCCTATGGGTGCGACACACAGTCGATCTGGCCACCGAGAATAGTTCGGCAAGTTCTGTCGTTGTGTCGTTCCCGGCGCAATGCAGCTCCGATAGATGCGCTTCTTGCTTGAAAGTTTGAGCTGCTTGTCGTATAGTGTGTTTTTTCCTTCGGCCACAGCCATGCCCTCACGCATGCGTGCCCGGATCAAATCTGCCTCAAACTCGGCTACCAAAGCCAGGACATTTAACAGGAGTTCGCCTTCAGGGACGATGGGGTCATGAACAGATCCGCTGATGCTGAGCTTCACCTCGCGGCGAGTGAGTTCATCCGCAATGTCTTTCGTGTCTCTTTAGGATCACTCCAACAGGTTAAGCTTCGTCATCACGAATGTATCCCCCTGCGCGGCGAGCAGCCAACGCCTCACGGAGCCCTGGCCACGCTTTTTTGTGCCGGTTAGGCCTTGATCAGTGAAGATCTGGTCAGGAGTCACGCCCGAGGCCATGAGCACGTTCTTCCGGGCAGTGAGGTCTAGGTCATTAGCGGATACGCGCGCGTACCGGATCGGTAATTTTCAAATCAAGTGAGACCACTAGCTCTTAGAAGATCATTTTTCTCTGTCTCTTCCTGCTCAATTGGTTCGTTGATCCACGCCGCGTGAGGCAACAACATTTTCTTCGGCAACCTATTCTTCCCAAACGGCCCAGGATGCTCAGCCCACGCCATCTCCAACGCAGCCAAACGCTGATCATCAACATAACTCGTCACCCCGAAATGCACGTCCGCAGGCGTATGAAAACCCAACCCCGAATGGCGACGTTCAGTGTTATACGCCTGAACAAACCGGCCCATAAAATCCCTAGCGTGCTTCAACGAACCAAACCGCTGGAGGGGACACCGGCATATACTTCAACGTCTTGAACCACGACTGTCGAGTAGGGGTTGTCATTACTGACTTTCGGACGCGAATGCGACCGCAACACATCTAAATCAGAATGCAACGCTTCCACCGGTTTTGATGTCATCGACGTGCCGCGGTCAGCATGCACCACCAGTGGTACCTGATGCTGGGCAAACACGCTTTTCATGAATGCTGTTGCTAACAATCCTGACTCTCTGGCATGCACTTCGCAGCCAATAATGAAACGGGAGTAAATATCAATCATCACGTACGCATCAAAATATGTTCCTTTAGCAGGGCCAGCTAGTTTCGTAATGTCCCAAGAGAACACTTCACCCGGCTGATACGCCACTAGTTCAGGGACTTTCCGAGCAGGATGACGTTCCTGACGCTGGCGTTCTTGCACTTGCTTCGCCCTGCGCAGCAGTCGATACATGGTGGAGACAGAGCATAGATACGTCCCTTCACTCAATAGGACCGCATAAATCTGTTCAGGGGCTTGATCTACGAACCGGTCACTATACAACGTTTCAAGAATCCTTGCTTCTTCAGCCTCGGACAGCTTATTGACTGGTACCGGCCTGCGCGCATCCATGGGTTGAGGCGGGAACCGTTTGGCCCGCTTGTGGCGGGCCATAGTGGCACGACTGACCCCAGACAGATAACTGGCCTTGCGGGTGGAGATCCCTGACTCAATGAGCTGGTCATAGACGTTCTTCATGAACGCACGAGAGTCTATTCGGTATCCGCGCTCTTCGAGATCTGTTCCAAGAGCGCGTGTGCTTTTCACATGATGTCTAACGCGTTTTGAGTCGTCGCAAGCTTCGCATCACGGGCTGCTAATTATCGTTTGAGTCGCGCGATTTCGGCTTGTTCTTTACTGAGTTTTCCCCTGCCAGTGCGGGAAGACTGACCGGTGATTGTGGTGGTGTTTTCGTCGAGGATGCCCGCGTCGCGTATTTTGAGCCATTCAGCAATTTGCGAGGAGTAGATCGTGTTGGTGCGTAAGTAGCTGCCGCCTTGCTCTTGTTGGTTGGCTTGCTCGTAATCGTTAAGGTAAGCGAGTTTCTGTGCGGGGCTGATGGTTCGGCGTTTTGGTTGGTCCGGGCGTGGAGAAGAAGCCATGGTTCTATTCTCGGGCATCGGTGGTGCTGGGTGGTGAATGTCGGTGGCGGTCATGGTCGGCAGTGTTTTCCTAGTTCTCGCCCTGTCTGGGTTGGTGGTGTTGCTATGAAGGACTGGTTTCACTCAACCCTGACAGACAGGGGCGCGGCACGAGACCGGCGACTTGTATACAGTTATCGGCTCACATAGGAGTGATTCGGCGATGACTAGTGCAGCGAAACTGGATCTGTCCCGGGGGTCGCCACGCAATGGGTGGAGTTCGGCTTGGGCGCGTTAATGGAAGTTATCAGCGTCGAATAATCGACGTCAGTGCAGATGCTAAATCGTGTGGCCACCACGAGACTCATGAATTTGAGCACCAGTCAGAGGAAGCACTGTTGGGAAGGACGACGGTAGTAGTCTCTTATTGTGACGCGGGCAGAACCTAGGATAATGGGATTGAAGTTCGTAACTAGTGTGCGGCCGTGGCCTGCACACTGGATAACTTCTAGAGAAAGACTGGCGCAATCATGATGAAACTTGAGGAGCTTCTCGCGCAGAGGCCCGTGAACGAAAAGCTCGCGTCCAAGTTTGAGGATCAATTGCGCGCCGAACTCCGTGCCTATGGCCGTAAAGAATCGCGTGAATAATCTGAGTCAACGAAGGCATCCGTGGCTGAGACCATAAAAGTCTTATCTGCAATTGAAAACGAACGCCGGCGGCGGAAAACCTTTAGGGTCATCCGCCGCCGGCGTTCGTATTGCAGTGTTTAGGCGAGTACCTGACGCTTCGAAGAAATCACGCCGGTATTAAAGCCCGCCAAGCGCAGCCCACCATGGAATCGAGCGTGCTCAATCTTGACGCAACGATCCATCACAACGTTCAAGCCAGCAGCCTCTGCGCGCTGGGCTACCTCTTCATGCCACGAGCCAAGCTGCAACCAGAGAGTCTTGGCCCCTACAGCTAATGCCTCATCCAGAACGGTCGGCAGGTCATCGTGCTTGCGGAAGACCTCAACCAGGTCCGGAGTCTCTGGCAGGTCCGCGAGGGACTTGTAGACCGGCTGGCCCAAGATCTCATCGAGTACCGGGTTGATGAAGTACACCTTGTACTTGGACGACGACAACAAGTAGGTTGCGACGAAGTAGCTGGCGCGTGAAGGCTTATTGGAAGCGCCCACGATGGCGATGGATTTGGTTTCGCGCAGGATGTTCAGCCGTTCGGCTGCTCCCGGACCTTCCCAAGTGCGTTCGGTGGTGCTCATTAGTTAGCTCCCTTCGGTGCTGCAGGAATGGCGCAGGCTGCACCGTCATAGGTAGGTGCTGCAAATTCTTCAGCGGACCCATCGGTGGCTTCCTGTGATGCAGTCAATGCTTGGTCAAGGTCCCAGATGATGTCCTCGACATCTTCTAGACCCACTGAGAGGCGAATTAGGTCTTCGGGAACGCCGGCTGCCACCAACTGCTCTGCACTTAGCTGTTGATGGGTGGTGGATGCGGGGTGCAGCACCAGGGTGCGAGCATCACCGATATTGGCCAAGTGGCTGGCCAGCTGCAGAGCTTCAATGAACTTGGAACCAGCCTCACGGCCACCCTTCACGCCAAAGCTGAAGACCGAGCCGACGCCCATGGGCAACAATTCTTTTGCGTGGGCATATTGCGGGTGGGATTCCAGACCAGCGAAGTTCACATAGGTCACGCGTGGATCTGCTTCAAGCCAGGCAGCAACCTGCTTCGCGTTGGAAAGGTGGTTATCCATACGCTGCGGCAAGGTTTCCAAGCCCTGCAAGAGCTGGAATGCCGACTGAGCTGGCAGCGCAGGACCAAAGTCGCGCAGCTGCTCGCTACGAAGCTTGGTCAAGAAACCGTACTCGCCAAAGTTGGCCCACCAGGAAACGTTGCCGTAGCTGGCCACCGGTTCGGTCATGGTGGGGAACTTGCCGTTGCCCCAGTTGAACTTGCCCGACTCAACAACGACGCCACCGAGCGTGGTGCCATGGCCACCAATGAACTTGGTTGCTGAGTGAATGACAATATCCGCACCGTGCTCAATAGGGCGCAGAATGTATGGGGGAGTGAGAGTGGAATCAACCACTAGCGGGATCAGGTGACGGTGTGCCACCTCGGCCAGCCCCTTAATATCGGCAATGTCGCCCGACGGGTTCGCCACTACTTCGGTGTACACCGCCTTGGTGTTCTCCTGGATGGCGGCTTCAAAATCGGCCGGATCATTGGAATCAATGAAAGTGGTGTCGACGCCAAAACGACGCAACGAAACATCAAGCTGGGTGATGGTTCCGCCATAAAGCTTTGAGGACGCGACAATGTGATCCCCGGCTTGTGCCAGGGCAGCGAAGGTAACGAATTCGGCGGCCATGCCCGAACCAGTAGCTACGGCACCGATGCCTCCTTCCAAGGAAGCAATTCGTTCTTCAAAAGCAGCGACGGTCGGGTTGCCGATACGCGAATAGATATTTCCGTACTTCTGCAAAGCAAAAAGGTTGGCTGCATCGTCGGCATCTTTAAAGACGAATGAAGTGCTCTGATAGATAGGGACTGCACGGGCGCCGTGCTCGGCATCGGGGGTACCACCGGCGTGCAATGCACGGGTGCGGAATCCAAACTGATGATCTGCCATGTGGGCTTACGACTCCTTGTCGATTGGGTTTTCGCTCTTCACCGCTAGGCGGTAGTGCGATCGAGGCAGGAATCCCGGAATCAATGTCGCAACTCGTTGTGGTTAAACAAGGTATGCGGCTGCATCGTTTCTGGCGGTAGCACCGTAACCACCGGATGTGGCAGGTTGCTGCGGCGTCATCGAACCAGATCTCTCAGCCGCTCGGGATGGTGTAACAATCTTCGCAACATGACCGTTCGTGACCTAACTATGAGTCTTAACGTTGCGTATTGGACGTAATATCGGAGATTCTTCGATTCGTTGGCGCGCCGGTAGGCTTGGATCATGGATACTGCGCTGGTGTTGATCAGACACGGACTGACCGATTGGAATCTGGTAGGCCGTCTTCAGGGGCGCACTGATATCCCCTTGAATGAGACCGGACGTGAACAGGCCCGCAGAGTTGGACGCGAAC
The nucleotide sequence above comes from Glutamicibacter sp. B1. Encoded proteins:
- a CDS encoding recombinase family protein, translating into MKLSISGSVHDPIVPEGELLLNVLALVAEFEADLIRARMREGMAVAEGKNTLYDKQLKLSSKKRIYRSCIAPGTTQRQNLPNYSRWPDRLCVAPIGELANPLSKEAKFFRAGQFIGLMLNFQLCAVYLGNFHAHSRLPKPRISLTRVPQTSETGSCPVLDHLVKTTISGNDRPNRGNGLTNSIDHRELKP
- a CDS encoding CoA-binding protein, which codes for MSTTERTWEGPGAAERLNILRETKSIAIVGASNKPSRASYFVATYLLSSSKYKVYFINPVLDEILGQPVYKSLADLPETPDLVEVFRKHDDLPTVLDEALAVGAKTLWLQLGSWHEEVAQRAEAAGLNVVMDRCVKIEHARFHGGLRLAGFNTGVISSKRQVLA
- a CDS encoding O-acetylhomoserine aminocarboxypropyltransferase/cysteine synthase family protein, with the protein product MADHQFGFRTRALHAGGTPDAEHGARAVPIYQSTSFVFKDADDAANLFALQKYGNIYSRIGNPTVAAFEERIASLEGGIGAVATGSGMAAEFVTFAALAQAGDHIVASSKLYGGTITQLDVSLRRFGVDTTFIDSNDPADFEAAIQENTKAVYTEVVANPSGDIADIKGLAEVAHRHLIPLVVDSTLTPPYILRPIEHGADIVIHSATKFIGGHGTTLGGVVVESGKFNWGNGKFPTMTEPVASYGNVSWWANFGEYGFLTKLRSEQLRDFGPALPAQSAFQLLQGLETLPQRMDNHLSNAKQVAAWLEADPRVTYVNFAGLESHPQYAHAKELLPMGVGSVFSFGVKGGREAGSKFIEALQLASHLANIGDARTLVLHPASTTHQQLSAEQLVAAGVPEDLIRLSVGLEDVEDIIWDLDQALTASQEATDGSAEEFAAPTYDGAACAIPAAPKGAN